Proteins from one Cryptomeria japonica unplaced genomic scaffold, Sugi_1.0 HiC_scaffold_19, whole genome shotgun sequence genomic window:
- the LOC131855949 gene encoding putative leucine-rich repeat receptor-like serine/threonine-protein kinase At2g24130 isoform X2, which yields MSLEGPISPFLGNLSFLRVLYLWNNSFEGQIPSQLGRLFRLRKLNLSKNKIEGFIPPTLGDCRSLQFLSLSFNNLSGKIPPELGLLSHLETLWLDVNPLITTIPSFIGNLTSLISLDMAQTGIHGSIPVELGMLTQLRLLSLNTNNLTGMIPTTLSNCTLIQILALYDNPLSGHIPWQFGKLSELQLLYLWGNNLTGKIPSSLFNCTQLQEVELATNELSGMVPMEFGKLLQLEWLDLARNHLVSEISGLSFLIALINCSNLESLDLSTNYLTGILPPSISQLSSQISYLALDSNKIEGIIPSGIGNLTKLTMLNLSSNYFSGTIPSTLSKLSNLETLYLDKNNLYGRIPKSLGYAKRLGLLSLSGNMISGKIPESLGDLPQLRYLVLHHNQLSGKIPASLGRCITLEKLDLAHNKLEGNLPHGWASFPNLQFYFNISSNFLQGSLLEVSKMVMVQAIDVSHNNFSGEILAPLSNCIELQYLNLSWNSFDGAIPASLKKLKNLQDIDLSNNNLSGAIPMDLQEMIMLQHINLSSNKLIGEVPKGGAFGVVDESAFLGNVGLCGSWIKLPSCSSSKHKQGSISKKVILPIVIGTTIFIMSFILVIFYMRHKKENTLELNIGPRIISFDELVDATGGFDQTNLLGVGSFGSVYRGILNDGTNIAVKVLNLEDENVLQSFNRECNVLKRVRHRNVIKIISTCSTSDFKALILPFMSNGSLERLLYPEGGDECRLKLNDRLRIAKEIAQGMEYLHHHCFVQVIHCDLKPNNVLLGDDVTPCIADFGIAKIIFGNSIDSLTFTSSLKGSIGYIAPEYGMGGNISTKGDVYSYGILLLELLTRRRPTDDIFVEGITLSKWASMNFPSRLTEVVDKNLLINVKENDIPLVLECLAQSIQVGLICTRELPQQCPNMMEVVKRLEKISSSFLGTPRDFQFPIDISPFLESTSGPKNTTGDSSSTS from the exons ATGTCTTTAGAGGGTCCCATCTCTCCTTTCCTTggcaatctctcttttcttagggTACTTTATCTCTGGAATAACAGTTTTGAGGGTCAAATTCCTTCCCAATTAGGAAGGCTATTTCGTCTTAGAAAACTTAATTTgtctaaaaataaaatagaaggttTCATTCCACCCACTTTAGGAGATTGCCGTTCTTTACAATTTCTCAGTCTATCTTTTAACAATTTGAGTGGCAAAATTCCCCCTGAGCTTGGCCTTCTTTCACATTTAGAGACGCTTTGGTTAGATGTAAACCCGCTAATAACCACAATCCCATCTTTTATAGGAAATTTGACCTCGTTAATTAGCTTGGATATGGCACAAACTGGAATTCATGGTAGTATCCCCGTTGAATTGGGTATGCTTACTCAATTAAGACTTCTCTCTCTTAACACTAATAATTTGACAGGCATGATTCCCACCACTCTTTCTAATTGTACTCTTATTCAAATATTAGCATTATATGATAATCCATTAAGTGGCCACATTCCTTGGCAATTTGGCAAATTATCAGAGTTGCAATTGTTGTACTTGTGGGGAAATAACCTTACAGGAAAAATACCAAGCTCCCTGTTTAATTGTACACAACTTCAAGAAGTTGAATTAGCTACTAACGAACTAAGTGGCATGGTGCCCATGGAATTTGGCAAATTACTCCAGCTTGAATGGCTTGATTTAGCAAGAAATCATCTTGTGAGTGAAATTAGTGGCTTGTCTTTTCTAATAGCATTGATTAATTGCTCAAACCTAGAATCCTTAGATTTGTCTACTAATTATCTCACTGGAATTTTACCCCCTTCTATTAGTCAACTATCTAGCCAAATCTCATATTTGGCATTAGACTCCAATAAAATTGAGGGAATCATACCAAGTGGTATTGGGAACCTTACAAAGTTGACAATGCTAAACTTAAGCAGCAATTACTTTAGTGGGACTATTCCATCCACACTCAGCAAACTTTCAAATCTTGAGACATTGTATCTTGACAAAAACAACTTATATGGGAGAATTCCAAAAAGTTTGGGATATGCAAAAAGACTTGGTTTGTTATCTTTGAGTGGAAACATGATTTCAGGGAAAATTCCAGAGAGTCTTGGTGATCTTCCACAATTAAGATATCTtgttcttcatcacaatcaactatCAGGGAAAATACCTGCTAGTTTAGGGAGATGCATCACTTTAGAAAAGTTGGACTTGGCTCACAATAAACTGGAAGGAAATCTACCTCATGGATGGGCAAGTTTTCCAAATCTCcaattttatttcaatatttcaagCAATTTCTTACAAGGTTCTCTTCTAGAAGTGAGTAAAATGGTAATGGTCCAAGCTATAGATGTGTCTCACAACAACTTCTCAGGTGAGATTCTAGCTCCATTATCAAATTGCATAGAATTGCAATATTTGAATCTTTCATGGAATTCATTTGATGGTGCAATTCCAGCATcactcaaaaaattaaaaaatcttcaGGACATTGATCTCTCTAACAATAATTTGTCAGGTGCAATCCCAATGGATTTACAAGAAATGATAATGCTTCAACATATCAATCTCTCTTCAAATAAATTAATAGGAGAGGTTCCAAAGGGAGGAGCTTTTGGAGTAGTTGATGAGTCAGCATTTTTAGGAAATGTTGGCCTTTGTGGTAGTTGGATTAAATTGCCGTCATGCTCTAGTTCCAAACATAAGCAAGGCTCAATATCCAAAAAGGTAATATTACCTATTGTGATTGGCACTACAATCTTCATCATGTCTTTTATATTGGTAATTTTCTATATGAGACACAAAAAGGAGAATACACTTGAACTCAACATTGGGCCTAGAATAATTTCCTTTGATGAACTTGTGGATGCAACTGGTGGCTTTGATCAGACCAATCTATTAGGGGTTGGGAGTTTTGGATCTGTTTATAGAGGGATTCTCAATGATGGTACAAATATTGCTGTTAAAGTCCTCAATTTAGAAGATGAAAATGTTCTCCAAAGTTTTAATAGAGAATGTAATGTGTTAAAAAGAGTTAGGCACCGCAATGTCatcaaaatcatatcaacatgttcCACTAGTGATTTTAAAGCTTTGATTCTTCCATTCATGTCAAATGGAAGTTTAGAGAGATTGCTATATCCTGAGGGAGGAGATGAATGTCGATTAAAATTGAATGATCGATTAAGAATAGCAAAGGAGATAGCacaaggaatggaatatctacatCATCATTGCTTTGTGCAAGTCATTCATTGTGACCTAAAACCTAATAATGTGTTACTGGGGGATGATGTTACTCCATGTATAGCAGACTTTGGCATTGCTAAAATCATATTTGGGAATTCAATAGATTCATTGACTTTTACAAGTTCACTCAAGGGATCCATTGGCTACATTGCACCag aGTATGGAATGGGTGGAAATATCTCAACAAAAGGAGATGTATATAGCTATGGAATTCTACTTCTAGAGTTGTTGACAAGGAGGAGACCTACAGATGACATATTTGTAGAAGGTATCACTCTATCAAAATGGGCAAGCATGAATTTTCCAAGTAGACTAACAGAAGTGGTGGACAAAAACCTACTTATAAATGTTAAAGAAAATGATATACCATTGGTATTGGAATGCCTTGCCCAATCTATACAAGTGGGACTGATTTGCACAAGGGAGCTACCACAACAATGCCCAAATATGATGGAGGTAGTTAAGAGATTGGAAAAAATATCAAGTTCATTTCTTGGAACTCCTAGGGATTTCCAATTTCCTATAGATATTTCACCTTTTCTTGAGAGCACAAGTGGTCCAAAAAATACTACAGGAGATTCATCATCTACATCTTAG
- the LOC131855949 gene encoding putative leucine-rich repeat receptor-like serine/threonine-protein kinase At2g24130 isoform X1: MKMKMVCLLLFLLLVLPVSHSSPSNHSDEAALLSFKHSLFLDLYNSLFNWSPAHSFCNWTGVACSTRHQRVVSLNLTGMSLEGPISPFLGNLSFLRVLYLWNNSFEGQIPSQLGRLFRLRKLNLSKNKIEGFIPPTLGDCRSLQFLSLSFNNLSGKIPPELGLLSHLETLWLDVNPLITTIPSFIGNLTSLISLDMAQTGIHGSIPVELGMLTQLRLLSLNTNNLTGMIPTTLSNCTLIQILALYDNPLSGHIPWQFGKLSELQLLYLWGNNLTGKIPSSLFNCTQLQEVELATNELSGMVPMEFGKLLQLEWLDLARNHLVSEISGLSFLIALINCSNLESLDLSTNYLTGILPPSISQLSSQISYLALDSNKIEGIIPSGIGNLTKLTMLNLSSNYFSGTIPSTLSKLSNLETLYLDKNNLYGRIPKSLGYAKRLGLLSLSGNMISGKIPESLGDLPQLRYLVLHHNQLSGKIPASLGRCITLEKLDLAHNKLEGNLPHGWASFPNLQFYFNISSNFLQGSLLEVSKMVMVQAIDVSHNNFSGEILAPLSNCIELQYLNLSWNSFDGAIPASLKKLKNLQDIDLSNNNLSGAIPMDLQEMIMLQHINLSSNKLIGEVPKGGAFGVVDESAFLGNVGLCGSWIKLPSCSSSKHKQGSISKKVILPIVIGTTIFIMSFILVIFYMRHKKENTLELNIGPRIISFDELVDATGGFDQTNLLGVGSFGSVYRGILNDGTNIAVKVLNLEDENVLQSFNRECNVLKRVRHRNVIKIISTCSTSDFKALILPFMSNGSLERLLYPEGGDECRLKLNDRLRIAKEIAQGMEYLHHHCFVQVIHCDLKPNNVLLGDDVTPCIADFGIAKIIFGNSIDSLTFTSSLKGSIGYIAPEYGMGGNISTKGDVYSYGILLLELLTRRRPTDDIFVEGITLSKWASMNFPSRLTEVVDKNLLINVKENDIPLVLECLAQSIQVGLICTRELPQQCPNMMEVVKRLEKISSSFLGTPRDFQFPIDISPFLESTSGPKNTTGDSSSTS, encoded by the exons atgaagatgaagatggtttGTCTCCTGCTCTTCCTTTTATTGGTACTCCCTGTCTCACATTCCTCGCCTTCTAATCATTCTGATGAAGCAGCTCTTCTGTCTTTTAAGCATTCCCTCTTTCTTGACCTCTACAATTCCTTGTTCAATTGGTCTCCGGCTCACTCCTTCTGTAACTGGACAGGAGTTGCTTGTTCAACTCGTCATCAGCGCGTTGTTTCTTTGAATCTCACAGGTATGTCTTTAGAGGGTCCCATCTCTCCTTTCCTTggcaatctctcttttcttagggTACTTTATCTCTGGAATAACAGTTTTGAGGGTCAAATTCCTTCCCAATTAGGAAGGCTATTTCGTCTTAGAAAACTTAATTTgtctaaaaataaaatagaaggttTCATTCCACCCACTTTAGGAGATTGCCGTTCTTTACAATTTCTCAGTCTATCTTTTAACAATTTGAGTGGCAAAATTCCCCCTGAGCTTGGCCTTCTTTCACATTTAGAGACGCTTTGGTTAGATGTAAACCCGCTAATAACCACAATCCCATCTTTTATAGGAAATTTGACCTCGTTAATTAGCTTGGATATGGCACAAACTGGAATTCATGGTAGTATCCCCGTTGAATTGGGTATGCTTACTCAATTAAGACTTCTCTCTCTTAACACTAATAATTTGACAGGCATGATTCCCACCACTCTTTCTAATTGTACTCTTATTCAAATATTAGCATTATATGATAATCCATTAAGTGGCCACATTCCTTGGCAATTTGGCAAATTATCAGAGTTGCAATTGTTGTACTTGTGGGGAAATAACCTTACAGGAAAAATACCAAGCTCCCTGTTTAATTGTACACAACTTCAAGAAGTTGAATTAGCTACTAACGAACTAAGTGGCATGGTGCCCATGGAATTTGGCAAATTACTCCAGCTTGAATGGCTTGATTTAGCAAGAAATCATCTTGTGAGTGAAATTAGTGGCTTGTCTTTTCTAATAGCATTGATTAATTGCTCAAACCTAGAATCCTTAGATTTGTCTACTAATTATCTCACTGGAATTTTACCCCCTTCTATTAGTCAACTATCTAGCCAAATCTCATATTTGGCATTAGACTCCAATAAAATTGAGGGAATCATACCAAGTGGTATTGGGAACCTTACAAAGTTGACAATGCTAAACTTAAGCAGCAATTACTTTAGTGGGACTATTCCATCCACACTCAGCAAACTTTCAAATCTTGAGACATTGTATCTTGACAAAAACAACTTATATGGGAGAATTCCAAAAAGTTTGGGATATGCAAAAAGACTTGGTTTGTTATCTTTGAGTGGAAACATGATTTCAGGGAAAATTCCAGAGAGTCTTGGTGATCTTCCACAATTAAGATATCTtgttcttcatcacaatcaactatCAGGGAAAATACCTGCTAGTTTAGGGAGATGCATCACTTTAGAAAAGTTGGACTTGGCTCACAATAAACTGGAAGGAAATCTACCTCATGGATGGGCAAGTTTTCCAAATCTCcaattttatttcaatatttcaagCAATTTCTTACAAGGTTCTCTTCTAGAAGTGAGTAAAATGGTAATGGTCCAAGCTATAGATGTGTCTCACAACAACTTCTCAGGTGAGATTCTAGCTCCATTATCAAATTGCATAGAATTGCAATATTTGAATCTTTCATGGAATTCATTTGATGGTGCAATTCCAGCATcactcaaaaaattaaaaaatcttcaGGACATTGATCTCTCTAACAATAATTTGTCAGGTGCAATCCCAATGGATTTACAAGAAATGATAATGCTTCAACATATCAATCTCTCTTCAAATAAATTAATAGGAGAGGTTCCAAAGGGAGGAGCTTTTGGAGTAGTTGATGAGTCAGCATTTTTAGGAAATGTTGGCCTTTGTGGTAGTTGGATTAAATTGCCGTCATGCTCTAGTTCCAAACATAAGCAAGGCTCAATATCCAAAAAGGTAATATTACCTATTGTGATTGGCACTACAATCTTCATCATGTCTTTTATATTGGTAATTTTCTATATGAGACACAAAAAGGAGAATACACTTGAACTCAACATTGGGCCTAGAATAATTTCCTTTGATGAACTTGTGGATGCAACTGGTGGCTTTGATCAGACCAATCTATTAGGGGTTGGGAGTTTTGGATCTGTTTATAGAGGGATTCTCAATGATGGTACAAATATTGCTGTTAAAGTCCTCAATTTAGAAGATGAAAATGTTCTCCAAAGTTTTAATAGAGAATGTAATGTGTTAAAAAGAGTTAGGCACCGCAATGTCatcaaaatcatatcaacatgttcCACTAGTGATTTTAAAGCTTTGATTCTTCCATTCATGTCAAATGGAAGTTTAGAGAGATTGCTATATCCTGAGGGAGGAGATGAATGTCGATTAAAATTGAATGATCGATTAAGAATAGCAAAGGAGATAGCacaaggaatggaatatctacatCATCATTGCTTTGTGCAAGTCATTCATTGTGACCTAAAACCTAATAATGTGTTACTGGGGGATGATGTTACTCCATGTATAGCAGACTTTGGCATTGCTAAAATCATATTTGGGAATTCAATAGATTCATTGACTTTTACAAGTTCACTCAAGGGATCCATTGGCTACATTGCACCag aGTATGGAATGGGTGGAAATATCTCAACAAAAGGAGATGTATATAGCTATGGAATTCTACTTCTAGAGTTGTTGACAAGGAGGAGACCTACAGATGACATATTTGTAGAAGGTATCACTCTATCAAAATGGGCAAGCATGAATTTTCCAAGTAGACTAACAGAAGTGGTGGACAAAAACCTACTTATAAATGTTAAAGAAAATGATATACCATTGGTATTGGAATGCCTTGCCCAATCTATACAAGTGGGACTGATTTGCACAAGGGAGCTACCACAACAATGCCCAAATATGATGGAGGTAGTTAAGAGATTGGAAAAAATATCAAGTTCATTTCTTGGAACTCCTAGGGATTTCCAATTTCCTATAGATATTTCACCTTTTCTTGAGAGCACAAGTGGTCCAAAAAATACTACAGGAGATTCATCATCTACATCTTAG